One region of Flavobacterium sp. GSB-24 genomic DNA includes:
- a CDS encoding DUF1697 domain-containing protein: MTTHLALLRGINVSGHNMMKMEALKTMLENIGFQNVRTYLQSGNVFIDSEEEASKVGFMIKQEIFKVFGHEVPVVVITKDDLKSCFANNPFLKEKDVDNKKLYFAFVSIALKKENINDLKISQFKPDEASIDENRIFIKYAVGAGKTRFDQKYIEKKLNITATIRNWNTVTNLLAMYGE, encoded by the coding sequence ATGACGACACACTTAGCACTTTTGCGCGGAATAAACGTTTCGGGACACAACATGATGAAAATGGAAGCTTTGAAAACAATGCTTGAAAATATCGGTTTCCAAAATGTTCGAACCTATTTACAATCTGGAAATGTTTTTATTGATAGTGAAGAAGAGGCTTCAAAAGTAGGTTTTATGATTAAGCAGGAAATCTTTAAAGTTTTCGGTCATGAAGTTCCAGTTGTTGTAATTACAAAAGATGATCTAAAATCTTGTTTTGCTAATAATCCATTTTTAAAAGAGAAAGATGTAGATAACAAAAAACTATATTTTGCTTTTGTTTCTATTGCTCTAAAAAAAGAAAACATAAATGATTTAAAAATCAGTCAGTTTAAACCTGATGAAGCAAGTATTGATGAAAATAGAATTTTTATAAAATATGCTGTTGGAGCAGGAAAAACTCGTTTTGATCAAAAATATATTGAGAAAAAATTGAATATAACAGCAACTATTAGAAACTGGAATACAGTTACTAATTTACTGGCAATGTATGGCGAATAG
- a CDS encoding diphthine--ammonia ligase, translating into MSVPQKALFNWSSGKDSALALYKILQNPDFKIECLLTSVNKQYQRISMHGVRVELLQAQAESIDIPLKIMEIPEMPTMEVYENVMTETLAELKNKGITHSIFGDIFLEDLRQYRENQLSRIGFNGIFPIWKIPTQKLIQEFISLGFKTIVVCVNEKYLDKSFVGRIIDQDFINDLPKNVDVCGENGEFHTFTFDGPLFSKPIDYEIGEIVYRKYEKPANQNSSNDACDTNDETAFDFGFWYCDLIPK; encoded by the coding sequence GTGTCTGTACCTCAAAAAGCCTTATTTAATTGGAGCAGCGGAAAAGATTCTGCTCTTGCGTTGTATAAAATACTTCAAAATCCTGATTTTAAAATTGAATGTTTATTAACAAGCGTAAACAAACAATATCAGCGCATTTCTATGCATGGCGTTCGTGTTGAATTATTACAGGCTCAGGCGGAAAGCATTGATATTCCTCTGAAAATTATGGAAATTCCAGAAATGCCGACTATGGAGGTTTATGAAAATGTAATGACTGAGACTTTAGCAGAATTAAAAAATAAAGGCATTACTCATTCTATTTTTGGAGATATTTTCTTGGAAGATTTACGTCAATATCGAGAAAATCAATTATCTAGAATTGGTTTTAACGGAATTTTTCCAATTTGGAAGATTCCAACTCAAAAATTGATTCAAGAATTTATATCGCTTGGATTTAAAACGATCGTGGTTTGTGTGAATGAAAAATACTTAGACAAAAGTTTTGTCGGCAGAATTATCGATCAGGATTTCATAAATGATTTACCTAAAAATGTTGATGTATGTGGCGAAAATGGTGAATTTCATACCTTTACTTTTGACGGACCACTATTTTCTAAACCAATTGATTATGAAATTGGCGAAATTGTTTACCGAAAATATGAAAAACCAGCAAATCAAAATTCATCTAATGATGCTTGCGATACCAATGATGAAACAGCTTTTGATTTTGGATTTTGGTATTGTGATTTAATTCCTAAATAG